In Gambusia affinis linkage group LG20, SWU_Gaff_1.0, whole genome shotgun sequence, the genomic window ACTTTATTTGTCCGTAGGAGTTGAATTAGGATTTCAAAGAACCCTGAAATGGTTACAATACCTGTAATCAGAGGAGAATATTTCAGTTCAGGTTTGAATTCTATACAAGTTTTTGAGATTGTAAAGTAGAGCTGataaatgacagaagaaaaagagtTTAAATTCACACTTCACTGGTAATTAGATTCTTAACTGTGGGAAATGTTTACTATCATGTAGACCAGGGGTGGCCAAAGTGGGTCCTCCaaggccggcatcctgcatgttttagttctctccatgctggtagtaacaacctttttgGCATGTCAATGTTCCTCTTAGGCcatctaacgagccatcatttgatccaggtgtattaaaccaggaagagaactaaaacatgttgGATGCCGGCCttcgaggacccactttgggcagcACTGATACACCAATGAATAATAAAATCCCCCAGGTGAACAGAAGAAACAAATGCACATTAATTGCAGCTCTGATGAACACCCATATGCTTCTTAAGGTTTTCGTGTCGGACAAATCCTCTCTTGCAAACACTACAAACAAAAGGTTTCTCTCCTGAGTGGACTCTCATGTGATTTTCAAGAAcacatttttgattaaatctgCTTTTACAGACATCACAACCAAATGGTCTCTCCCTCGAGTGGAGTCTCATGTGTTGCTCCAACTGGATTTCTTTCACAAAACGTTTATTACACTCACTACAGCTGAACTGACCAGTATGAACAGCAGTGTGCTTTTTCAGATCTCGGGGTTGCGAAAATCCTTGATTACAAACGTcgcaaacaaatggcttctccCCTGTGTGAACACGCATGTGAGTCTTAAGTTTCCTTTGTTGTGAAAATCCTTTACTACAAACAGTACAAATAAATGGTTTCTCCCCTGTGTGAACATGCATGTGAGTTTTTAGACTTTCTTGTCGTGAAAATGGTTTACTGCAAATGCTACAAACAAACGGTTTGTCTCCAGTATGAACATACATGTGACTCTTTAGattctgtttttgtgaaaatcCTTTGCTGCAAACACTACAAATAAaaggtttctctcctgtgtgaacaTGCATGTGCTTCTTTAGATGGTCTTTCAGGGAAAATGCTTTTCCGCAAACACTacaaataaatggtttttccCCAGTGTGAACAGACATGTGTCTCTTCAGTTCCAAATGTCGTGAAAATCCTTTACTACAAAGACTACAAATGAaaggtttctctcctgtgtgaatacacatgtgactttttaaactttcttgCCTTAAAAATTCTTTGCTACATACACTACACACAAATGGCCTCTCTGTGGTGTGtattttcatgtgatttttaaGACTTTCCTTTACCTTGAATCTTTTACCACAAATCACACaggaaaaaggtttttctccagAATGGGCCATCATGTGGATTTTAAGATTTGTCTTTCTATTGAACCTTTTAGAACAAATATCACAAACAAATGGTCTCTCACTAGTGTGGAGTCTCATATGTGTCTGGAGATAACGCTTTACTACAAATTCTTTACCACAGATATCACAGCTGTGGTCTTCCTTTGCAGCGTTCAATGTCATGTTTAAATCATCTTGAGTCTTATGTGTGAAACCTTTACTACAAGGGCTGCTGTCATCTGTCTTCTTGTCTTCTTGGATTTCTATCTGAGCCGTAAGTTTGGAACAAAGTTTAGATGATTGATCTCTTCTGCAAATAGCCACcttattttgttgaaaagaacATCCTGGACCTGTGttcctgtttggttctgctCCTGCACAGTCCCCTCCATTAGGTTCTGTTTCCATTTGTTCAGCTGAGGTGCAGATTACAGCTTTTGTCTCTCTGTtgtcttcagttttcatttgacATAACTTTGATGACTGGTGTTTTTCCTCATCTTCAATCTTCACAGTAAGCCACTCTTCCTGCTGACTGATCCCCTGCTCCTCGTTTTCTTCCTTTACGTGGGGGGGTTCTTGGTCCTGCTGATCTGAACTCGGGTTCCAGTCATGAGGAACTACTTTGATCACCAACATCTGGTGAACTGAAAACATTGAAACCCAAAATGACATTAGTGAACAAGCTTccacacaaacaagcaaacaaaaaaaactccagtgatttatataataaacatataacTCCTTTTTATGAAATCTTACTCCATTGCTAAATACTTTGTTTTGGATTATGTCCTTATGCTTCTGAAAGGAACTAATGTAGGGCATTTCAAACTATCAATGCCAATAGGAAATTTCTACTGGTAGACTTTGGGACAAAGTCATTGAGCAACTTAAGATGGTGTGTGATTACAGTGAGTGGTTCAGTTTAAAACTCAATGTCTCTTCTTTAGATAACACATTTCcccacataaaaagaaatgtaataaaaatattttagtttggaggccttcagtcctcgacgcggccgtcgtgggttcgattcccggacccgacgacatttgccacatgtcttcccccctctcctttcctgtcagcctactgtggtataagggacactagaacccacaaaaagaccccctggtgggggaaaaaaaaatttaaataaaataaaatattttaattatgtcTTGCCAGAATCCATTCTCAATTTCAACATCACATCTTGGTAAAACTTTATCactagcaaaaataaaacaaaactgtcacaCATAACAAATAAAGCTAgcaaaataaatggtaaatcATTAAGGCTACCCTGAGCATGTAGTCTCATACATTTCATCATTCAGTCTGCCACTGTATTGATACTGTCATTTTCCGTTACTCCATGAAAAACTGTAATAGTTTCCAATGAAGGCATTTTCAATAATGGACAGCCAGCCTGAGTAAGTTAAACTTTGCTTTCGCCTCAACTACTGCTGGAATATTTACACATAAATGGATCACTTTGATTCCTTCCAGTTAAACATTCAGAGTACATTTGACCCAATCCATGTGTGCCACTTACTGAGATCTGTGCTGTCTTTTGTTTCCTCCGGTTGTGACGTGGATGCTTCAGGTATGGAGGGATCCAAGCCTCCAGGTTCATCTGCTTCAGCCTTCATTATCTCAGACATCCTCAGTCCTCTTGACTTCTCCTTTTCACAATCCTTGTTTGCAACCTTCACATGTTCAAGTGAATCAAGGTTTCAgacataaaatttgatttgaatctGCAATCAGATTACAGTCAGCCTGTGAccatataaaatgtattaataaaaaacGCAGACTGTAGCAGAAGTAAAGTGATACTGCAGAACTTTTAAGAGTCAATGCCAGAAACGCCCATCAACTCCCCGCTGTTAGCTGCTTTAATTCCACGGTGGTTAACGATCCTTTCGGGTTGCTAAAGAAGGCTAATTACATTATGTAAATATTCACAGCGGGTCgaaacaaacatgcagaaacgATATTCTCACGAAGACTATCAATTATACTCAATATACTGCTTTATACTAAAATTAAAACGTTTTTGTGTCCGGAACTAGCTAGCCAAGCTAGCAGTGCCACTTCCGGTTATCTTCCGGCTTACTGACCAATGAATATTCTCTGTAATAGAGGAAAAGactttgttaaataatttttaaaaataaagacaataaataatgCACAAACATTCACGTCAAGTTTAAATCTCTATCCTAAAAAAACCCATTAgttgaataaatttaatttagaattttgaaATGTACCACCTGAAAAGTcgtgaaaagcaaaacaagacaacaacaaaaaaacaatttcaaagtaAAGCTCAGAAAGACCTCCAAAATGTCTGGTCATCTACTGCTCCAAAGTGGGCACGGCCTGAACGAATTTTCAGAAACACAACCTGAACTCAACAAAACAAGTTCATcacaaacatttagtttttatgaaaaCTCGTTTCTGCcactgggaaaataaaataaaataaaataaaataaatctcattaTGAGACAACTCTGCGTCTCTATGATGCGATACTATCTCATAATAGTATCTCTCCTTAGGGGAGATAATCATTAATCTTTTAGTTTATTATAATGAGACAGCCATAGAGATGCtttcaagtgatttttttaattcaactggGCTggcaacaaaaaacagctgtaGCTCTTAAAAACACAGCTTATTTCCAGGGTTTCTAACATTATAACAAATACTGCATATAAATAAcatgaaagaagaaatataaaaggTCTTACTAGTGATACATTTTGAACCAGAACATACTCCTcaactgtgatttttttaaatcccatttGAATAAGAACTCAGAAGTTGGCTTTTAAAAGATATGTCCCTATTATTAGTATCTCTTTGGTAAGAAGTTGAGTTGATAAATGTGTGTCCTGGTTTATGAAAACTGAACAGCTTAACAAGAtttgcttttttgcattttattttgcttttcattaCATCAGTATTAGTTTTGTATTACAAATGTACCTACTTACCAAAGTAGCAATGTTCGGTTATCACCATAGTGTGTTCACTATCTGActagtaaaagtacaaatataaaAGCTTTACCACTCAACACTATTTGTCTGAATCAACCATAGCCGTGGCGCGttctcattcttcttctttttgtctaaTGGCGGATGACAGCAATGTTTCTGCCCATTACCGCCACCTCctggaatggagtgtggatcgggacgctaatatattcattttaaaccCTATATTCTCTCCATTAATTTTGTAGGTCTGCAAAAAACACATGCTAGCCTCaacttaaaaacagaagaagacgAAAAAAATGAAGTTGCTTAGACCCGTATTGAGAAggaatgcatctaaaagttgcagaggTGTTCGAGGACTGGAGCAGGGTAACCAAAGTAAAGACTTCAAAATAGACTTAtctgaataaagtattttatttcaaacaagccCTTAACAGGAGTAAACTAATATCAACATGCTTCTCCATTTCTGTGGAGCACAAACTCCACAATACCTTGTCTTTTGGTGACTCAACATAAGGCTCTTGTACAAGGAATAATCTACCGAGACCTTGAGCTTTAATGTTAGACAATACAAATCTAAGGCAGCGTTACAACAAGGGACATGTGGGAGATATAC contains:
- the LOC122822997 gene encoding gastrula zinc finger protein XlCGF26.1-like isoform X3 produces the protein MSEIMKAEADEPGGLDPSIPEASTSQPEETKDSTDLIHQMLVIKVVPHDWNPSSDQQDQEPPHVKEENEEQGISQQEEWLTVKIEDEEKHQSSKLCQMKTEDNRETKAVICTSAEQMETEPNGGDCAGAEPNRNTGPGCSFQQNKVAICRRDQSSKLCSKLTAQIEIQEDKKTDDSSPCSKGFTHKTQDDLNMTLNAAKEDHSCDICGKEFVVKRYLQTHMRLHTSERPFVCDICSKRFNRKTNLKIHMMAHSGEKPFSCVICGKRFKVKESLKNHMKIHTTERPFVCSVCSKEFLRQESLKSHMCIHTGEKPFICSLCSKGFSRHLELKRHMSVHTGEKPFICSVCGKAFSLKDHLKKHMHVHTGEKPFICSVCSKGFSQKQNLKSHMYVHTGDKPFVCSICSKPFSRQESLKTHMHVHTGEKPFICTVCSKGFSQQRKLKTHMRVHTGEKPFVCDVCNQGFSQPRDLKKHTAVHTGQFSCSECNKRFVKEIQLEQHMRLHSRERPFGCDVCKSRFNQKCVLENHMRVHSGEKPFVCSVCKRGFVRHENLKKHMGVHQSCN